The stretch of DNA CCACGCGATGCTGCGCAGGGCCGGCCTGTGGCAGGCGCTCGCCACGGCGAGCGTCACCGGGCTGCTCGGGCTCGGGCCGCTGCCCGAGATGGTCGCGGGGGTCCTGCACGTCTGAGCGTCCGCCGCCGAGGGGCGCACGGCGGCCGGCCCCCCTCGGGCGTGGCAGCCCCGCGGGGACGAGGCTCCGTGGCGGCACGGCACGCGGGGGCCCGGCTCGATGCGGGTCCGCTCGACTGGGGGTGGGCCGGCTCGTCGGAGGCTCGACGCACCGACACGCACGGCTCCTGACCTCAGCGGCACCGCACCCCGGTGACACAGCACCGCACCGCACCGCCCACGCCCGGCGGACGCAAGGGCAGAAGAAGGACGTCACGGGCGCCGTGATAGCTTGCCGAGGCCAGTCGAACCCACCTCATGGGTCAGGGAATCCGGTGCGAATCCGGAGCTGACGCGCAGCGGTGAGGGCGACGGGCGGAGCATCAGCCACTGGACCACCGGGCCCGGGAAGGCGCCCCGCCCGGATGACCCCGAGTCCGAAAACCTGCTGGCACCTCTGCCCGGCGCCCCCGGACGGGGGAGCACCGTACGCCAGGCTCCGCGCATGAGCCTCAAGACGCAGAGGTACCTTGTGCCGAGAGACATACCCGTCCGTACCACCGTCGTCCTCGCCGCCGGGGTCCTGCTGCTCGCGGGTTGCGGAGACAGCGGATCCGAAAGCGGCGCCACCGCGAGGAGCGCCAGGACGGACAAGCCCCTCACCCTCGACAACTGCGGGCGCCACGAGAAGATCAAGAGCCCGCTGCGGCGTGCCGTCTCCCTCGACCAGGGCTCCACCGAGATCCTGCTGTCCCTGGGACTCGCGGACCGCGTGGTGGGCACGGGCACTTGGACCGACCCCGTGATGAAGGGGCTGGAGAAGGCCAACGCGAAGGTCCCGCGCCTCGCCGACCGGTACCCGTCCTTCGAGAAAGTCCTCGACCAGGAACCCGACTTCGTCTCCGCCTCCTTCGACGCCACCCTCGGCAAGGGAGGTGTGGCACCCCGCGAACAGTTCGAGAAGCTCGGCGTACCGACGTATCTCTCACCCGCCGACTGCGCCAAGGACAACAGCGGTGACGACGACGGCAGCAGGACCGACCCCCTGACCATGTCACCCGTCTACGCCGAAGTGCGCGACCTGGCACGCGTCTTCGGCGTGGAGAAGCGGGGCGAGGAGCTCGTCGAACGGCTGAAGGGCCGCATGGCGAAGGCCACCAAGGGCATCGACGCCTCGCATGTCTCGATGGCCTACTGGTTCGCCAACTCCGACTCGCCCTACATGGCGGGCTGCTGCGGCGCTCCCGGTGTCATCACCCGTTCCCTCGACGCCAAGAACGTCTTCGACGACACCCACGACGAGTGGCCCCAGATCAACTGGGAGACCGTCGCCGACCGGGACCCCGACGTCCTCGTCCTCGGGGACCTCACCCGCAAGTCGCAGAGCGCGGAGAGCGCCAAGAAGAAGATCCACTTCCTTGAGACGAATCCGGTCACCAAGAACATGACCGCGGTGAAGCACAAGCGCTACATCCGGCTCAGCGGCGCCGCCATGAACCCCTCCGTCCGTACCGTCGAAGGCGTG from Streptomyces tsukubensis encodes:
- a CDS encoding ABC transporter substrate-binding protein → MSLKTQRYLVPRDIPVRTTVVLAAGVLLLAGCGDSGSESGATARSARTDKPLTLDNCGRHEKIKSPLRRAVSLDQGSTEILLSLGLADRVVGTGTWTDPVMKGLEKANAKVPRLADRYPSFEKVLDQEPDFVSASFDATLGKGGVAPREQFEKLGVPTYLSPADCAKDNSGDDDGSRTDPLTMSPVYAEVRDLARVFGVEKRGEELVERLKGRMAKATKGIDASHVSMAYWFANSDSPYMAGCCGAPGVITRSLDAKNVFDDTHDEWPQINWETVADRDPDVLVLGDLTRKSQSAESAKKKIHFLETNPVTKNMTAVKHKRYIRLSGAAMNPSVRTVEGVERTAAGLRAFGFTG